The following nucleotide sequence is from Coffea eugenioides isolate CCC68of chromosome 10, Ceug_1.0, whole genome shotgun sequence.
TGATCCTCCTCCTCACATCACCAGTAATCAAAGCACCTCTTTTACGCGATGTATATTCACAAGTGCCGAGGGTAATAGTCAATCTATAACATATCTCAAAGTATATATCAAGATGTATTTCTACCAAAAACCATGTCAAATTCGTAATATCTTCTTGTTAATTATGATGTGCACAAGGCTCCTGGAGAACAATGTAAAGTACTATAGTAAAATTTCAGTGATTTCACTATCAGAACATACACTTTTTAAGGTTTCATAACCATGATGCATCAGCATCCATTGCCAGGAGTTTCACTATTGTAAACTTTAGTAATTGTTGAAAACTAGGAAATTGATCTCCTGAATCCAACAATTTCAGTTAACAAATATCCTACAGAAAGACGATAACAATATAGTAGGGCATACTTTGACAACTATTACTTCTTCATTCACAACCAGTATTGTTATTCAGTTTGTAACTACAATACAGTTCtgaaaaaaatgtaaaagaagaCAGAGCCTTGAAGATCTTGGACTGTGTCACAAGATTATAGTGGCttgtttaataaatataaagagAGATTCACACCACACTCCTCTTCACTGCAGCTTATCATTACGGTTGgaaaagaaataataacactAACATATTTACATGGTCTGTTCACCGGCATTCTTCTGATGATCAGCCCGGTACATAATAGTCCATCCTTTCCACCGGCAGGTTAAGAACTGATGTTTCCACCTATCCCAGAAAGTAGACAACACACTATTATGATAGAACAACATTTGTAagataacccaaaataaaagaaaaaaaaaacatattaacAAGCCCAAAAAAAGGTCATGAAAATAGATACTTAAGCCGAACAAATCTCATGAAAGATCATACTCCATGCCCATTATATCTACCAATTACCAAGTGCAAACGTACCTAAGAATAAGCATTTACCTTAGAACTTCTAATATTGGAATAACAGATCCTGCCCATTCCATTTAGTGAACCAACAATGTTGTCTTGGAATTATTTAAGCGCGAGAATTCATTGCAATTCTCAGGGTAAAGGAAATTTAGCTTCTTCCACAACACCTAGAGTGCTTTTATTTTTAATGCTCCAGTTATGCATTTAACAAGATCTCAGGTAACAAATGCATCAGTTGATCACAAAGATGACCAAGATGTTATTTTGGAGACATCCAAGCAAGCAGTAAAAAACAATGTAACATGCAGAAAAGAGAAACTTATACGTCAGAATGATACAATTTGCATATAATCATGAATAGTCCACCATTGAGAATGACAAAGCATGGAAAAAAATTGTATTCTAGTTgtgacaaaaaataataaaaaaagaagcTTACCTCCTCAAATGGAATGAAGACGAAAGGTGTCAGACCTCTCTTGTGTGTAATTGCTGGAACGTCTGGGTTATGTGTCTCATCTTCCTCCCACCTTTCAACAACGCCAAGAATGTCTTCATCAGGGCCAGTAACCTCAGTATCACTTACGCCACTggtaacaagtgcaagtaaatCCATCTGATTATTAGCACCTGCTATCGTTCCCCTTAACCTATTCATCAACACATAAGAATgtaaagaaaaaatgaaacatCTGTGTTTGAGACCATCTAggttaccccaaaaaaaaaaaaagaaaactttcaTACAAGTATATCCTTAATCTTAACCACCAGGAATTTCCGTTGCAGATGGAATTTCCATTGGAGATCTTTTTAAAGCCCTAACAATCCCTCTCACAACTCTACCAGCAGTGACTACCTTTTTGGCAATAACTCTAGGCACCTTTGTGGAAGTTAGACACACACACAGATATACAGAAAAGACACACACTTGCTAATCTCCACCATTTTCTCTCTTAGAAAATATAATAAGAAACTCTGACCTTATACCAGTTCCTTCCATTTCTCACATGACTTCGTAGAGTTACTAATCATATTCCTTATCATCAGAAAGATGACAAGTAACACCTTTCGTTCACAGAAATTGAAGTAGAGTTCAACAAGTACCTCAACCGAATTCTCCACACAGTAGGGCGCAAACCAGGATACAGAAAAGCAGCTTCAACCTGTGAATGCAGCAGTAAAGATGAACTTCAAAATcggaatgaaatgaaataaaacaagcAACAAACTGTTGAACAAAcaaattccagttttgaacaGGAAGAGCAACTTGCACAGAATGAGAATGTCACATAACATAAATTAGGAAACGCATGAGATAATTAGTATTAGAACATAAAGAAACCagcaaatttaagcaattgacCTTGTCCTCCGACAATGTATAATGACCACCAAATACACAATCGCCTTTTGTAGCACGGAAGTTCATGTATTTTGCCACTTCCTTCACTTTCTGTGATGAATTCTGATAGtccaaaagagaaaaagaaacataATCAGCCAGAATATAGGAAGAAGATTTTATAGGGTACCAAAAAGCACTAAGGTAGCAAATGAAATAACCTTGTACAGAAATCTGCCTGAAGGATAAAATCTCAAGTAACGGTAATAGCACACCTGCATTGAATAACAGAACCAGAGTTTTAGAAATGGTGGTGAATCAACCACTAAGCATAGAAATGGCAAGAGAGGGAAGCAAGGACCCAATAAATAATTGATTTAAAGCAATTCAAATAGTAAGTTCACCATGAATATAAGATGATAAGCTCATTACTCCGAAGACCCATTGCACATAGCAATTCAAATAATTGACTTAAGTTCTTGTCGAAGTAAGCGAATGGTAAGTTCACCATGAATATAAGATGATAAGCCCCTTGTGCATATGAGCAGTCAATTTGATTTGAGAGACATAATATTTAACTCCCAAAAGATAAATTCAAGGACTAGAAGCTCACGCTCCAAGTTTCAGAAAACAAAGGTCAAGACAAATAAGCCAGAGAGGCTTCAATAATCTTACTTCTAGAGTAGTCTAACTACCCAATATATAGAAATGACTTAAATTTGTCAATTCTAGAATACAAGAGGCACTTTTCaaaccttaaaaaaatttcattcaagATAAGATCCTGTAATGGACTGGTACTATAATAATCTGCAAGGGACACCATGAGTGCAATCATAATTTCTCCAGTATCACTGGAGATGTCTTGCAACAGAAACATAAAGTTCAACATAATCATCACTTGAATCATAGTACTTCAAGATCTTCTTCAAGCCCAACCATGAACTAcaacatttttatttattatttttgttcatttgtttatttattcttttatgAGGAGGAAAAAAGTTATTGAGGCTCTAAGGAACCTATATAGGAAGACATCTCTCTGCTTGGGGCAATGAATAAAAAATTAGTTAATGTCTTGGATAACATTCCTTAATCCAAAAGTAAGGAGTTTTCAAAATAACAGTTTTCAGTTCTACTATAATACTCTCAGCCACAGCAAAATCCCACTTATTCCTCTCTACAAAATGACCAAAGTGCACAACGGTGCAGCAACTCAAATTTTAGCCCTTTTTTTCTTGTTGCTGTAACACCACCATCTTAAGTGAGTCAATTTTGATAAGAGTCCAAGGTAGGCAACACCATTCACAACTTGAAAGTCATACATTTCCCACAAAGACTCCTTTCAATAAACATAAATAATATTCTGTATGCGCAAAGGAATAAACATACAATGTGAACTGGCTTGGTAATCTTCCATTCAGCAGCCCCAGCACGAATATAGGTATTTCTACTGACATACAGACCTGTAAATGTAAGTGGATCAGTAGTTGTAGCCAggccaaaataaaataaaataaaataaaaatttgaataaCTAAAAGAAGAAAACCTACTGTTTGAATGCACGGAGACACAGAAAGCAGAACTGAAATAATGACAATTCAACTTCATGGAACACCATGACAAACAACCAAGGAATCATTTTAAGTTCCTCAACCATCAAGAGGAAAGTAGTCTCCAACTAGAGAGTTAAAAATCTCAGAATTTTCACTCAACGCTAGACTCTTGACAAAATTCTTGAACACCAATATGTTACTTGCATGTACTTAATCATCATCTCcttggtttatttatttattcttgtgggaAGTGAAGTTGAAGCCTTGCATGTCCATCATCAAGTCTTGGGGTCGTGTAtttattcttttcattttggaggAATAGAGGTGAAGGACTGATAAGTCAACTACCATAACAATAATGTGATAAATAAATGTAACCTAGAAATTCTGATAAATAAATGACTGTAGATTCCATATTTCTTCTCTTCTCCATCTTTTAGTAACTAGTTGATAAGAAAACACACCCCACACAGTTGGGGTTATTCATGAAGGATCCTTTCAACCACCATGCGGAAGACCCTGACATATTAATAGGACATGATTACACCACAATATTGTAAAAACTGCAATGAAGCATCAGAAAAAAGCAAGTATAACTAGATACTCCAAACATGGTAGACAGAGCCCAACATTTAAAAAGCAATCTTGACTAAATTAAATCAGATATAGGACCATAAGTTAGCACCAGATTTCATCAACTCAAACATGTGAATGGAAGATTTACTGATGCAATAACGTCAATGGCTTGACAAACAGCTTGCTTGGTCTAGAACATATATTAATGGATAGGGAACAATATATTTTACTGTTAGTAAAGCCTCCAGATTAAGtcaaagagagagaaagtgggcgGCTCCAATCTTACAGTAATGATCACACTAAGAATATTTAATTGAATTAACAGAGATGATGTATTTTTTTCCACTTCTGAAGCATGATACAATCAGGTAACCCACTTAAAAAGTATCAGGTGCTCTGAATAGCAACTAAGATTTTATAAGAATTGTGAAGAAAGTAACTGTTATCACTTTAACATTTATCTCAGGAACTAACATTTGTGGGCTCTATGGACTAACCACCACACTAGGAAAAGGACCATCTATGTAAGTGCCCAAAAGCGGTTAAGACAGCCATAATAACCAAATGAAAACAAACACGTTCTACAAGAGTAGCAATATATACACGTCATACCATCTGTTCTGACCCTGGGTCTTGATAGCCACATTCTTCTCCACGAGCCATCATATTTTGACTGAAGAATCTTATAATTTTCAGCTACTCCAGTAACCTTTGCAAGCACAAACCAaaacaaatttcaaaatgaaaagcCATAATTTAGAGAACTGATATAGGATCACTCAATGTCAACATATGGAGCTTTTACCTGCCAAGCCCTAAGGCACGCATTGCGCCAAAAAACTGGGTTACGAATGGTGTATCTCCACTTTCGACAAACACAAGCTGCCCTTCCTAGGGTGTATGGagccatttttgaaaaaatctgCAGCATTGGAGAATTATTGGCATCTCTCAACATGATACATTTCAGTAAAACTGTCCTTGCATACAGATTTGAGAAACAAATACCCATCATATTTTACTTCACCAAAACAACTTTAGAAATTGAATGTGGTTATTTTCTTTCACAACCAGCAAGAGCAATTGGAAAAGACGGAATCAAAAGGAGAAAGCAAGAGATGAGCATTCAGTGAACAGTTCTATGGAAATACGATGGTTTGGACCAAAGGTTTTGTTTAGAGGATGGAAGAACAACAGAGGTGCTGGTCTCGAGTTCATGGAATGTAGAATACCTTAAATTTCTCTGACAGTCACGAGTTCGAATCAATTTTATACGTAATAGGTGTTTTAGAAATAAACTCGTGTAGTGCTGGGAGGTATGTCTTTCTTAAAGACTCACAGAAAATTAAAACTCTTGTTGAATTAAAACTTAATTTCAAGTTTGATTGGCCATTGCAATCCATCGTACATAGAATTGCAGCTCTTGAAAGCAAAGAACAGAAATATAATATGACTTCATTCCCAGCTCATTAACTCCTCCTATCCATGAGCAAACATGTAGAAGAAACCAAGTAAATCTCTACTGTAGTTGACAGAATGGTCTTACTCAAGGAAAGTAACTCTTGGAGAGGTCCCGCAGAACAAATTACTTCTAATGACTGAATACCAATGCCAATTTGACAACTACAAAGCAATGTAAGAAAATAGTATAAtcataaatttttttcatttcccCAACCAAGAGGTTGGGAAAGCCGAAGTTTACAAAACTGCATCAATGTTTGAGTTCTTTTTGAGCATCAAACCATTGGTAGTCATTCATAAGATAATCTAGACAGATTTactagaatttttcctttttctttttccctttttctgcTTACAAGTCTTACACCACAAAGCACCTTAAAATCCATTAATTAGTTCTGCCCATATCTAGAATCAGTTTTGTTGATATCATCATGCACCACTTTAGTAAGGGAGGTAAAGAATTCACCTCAACTTAAGTCCTGTTCTTTTGACCGAATAATACAAATTCTATTCAGGTACTTGATCAAAGTTTGACACTATGCAACTTTCAGTAAGAAAATGAGGGAGAGCTGCCTTGACAATCAACATGAAACTCAAGATCTTTTTGCTTGAAATACATATCTTTTGATTCAACCTCTAATTGGAACTCAAAGAATAATCAGATCCTAATTGACTGGAGAGTAAGGGAAACGCTATACACACGGAAAAAAATGGCATTAATGAAGAACAGTTAGAGGACCCTGAccccaagaaaaacaaaatcttGATTATCAAATCATTTTTAAGTTGCAACCAGTGAAGTCCTCAATCAAGACAATAATCCTAGGACTAAAAGGTATAGCCAAAACCAGTTTTCTGGATAAGAAAAGGTCAGAATAAATCTAGCCAAAAAAAATGTGATTGcctaaaagttttttttttttttttttttggggtataTTGCAGTACTCCAGACACCTTTAACATGTAACCAAGTGACTGAGGCAACAGGCTTTCTATTTGCCTTCTTCCTTTCAACAAGCTACAAGATCCTGGAGAGATGCCAATTATTAATCATGTGAAGAGTGAAGGTAAACGCTTTTAGATTCTTTGActagaaaaatccaaaactcAAGATACTGTTTTGTCCAACCTTGGGAAGTACTAATGCAGGGTTGCATAAAGGACCAAGaaagaataaaatttaaataattttgaaatccaTTTGAGCTGTGACCCAAGCTCTTAGAGATGTTCTCAGATAGATTATAATTTTCATCAGATCAATAATAGTTTAAGGTAAAGTACAGCTCCTAAGATTCTTAGATTATCATTGGACTTGTTTATTTGTTGAGAGACGGTACAGTGCACAAGTTTATTCCTAAAGGATCAAGTTCTGATCATTTGATACGTCACACACTCCTCTTGCTCTCCAGTTTTAACTGTACCCATATCTGGTGTTTGTAACAGCAGACTCACCAAAAGATTCATTATCACCTAACTTCTTGGTGTCCTTACTCCTTAGGCCCGTTCCCTTAATATCATAACAGAAATAGAAGGACAGGAAGGAAAAATCAGTTCAACTCATCAAGATTTAAAATTTCTTTGCCGGAAAGGACTGCATACAAGCTGAGAGTTTCAAGCACAATACAGGCATGTGCCCTGAAAcaataaagaagaagaagatataaCCAACTCAAGAAAATCTAATGAAATTGCATATGCAAAACAGCAACAAGAAAATGAGACATCACTAAGGATAAAAAGTCAGTGATTAATACCTCAAAAATAAGCTCATCAGGCAAGGCACGGTGAATCAGTGCTGGATCAACTACTGGTTTACTGCTTGCGCTACCAAAAGGAGCCACCGGCCGAATGTTAACCCCATAAAGATCTGATAAAACAACCCAAAAggtcaaaaaattgaaaacaacaAACAATCTATAACACTACAAAGTACTTTCAGAAAATGACATGAACTATATCCAGACAACAACATAATAAATTGAGCACTACAGTGTTGCAAAATTACCAAGCCACGGCCTTTGTGTCACAAAAAATTGAGCAGCCCTCATTCTTGAAGCTGCTTCAAGCTCTGCTGCTACATTTGCATAATCTGAAAGGCATCAGTCATTATTGAGAATTagccaaccaaaaccaaaaccatGACATAAATCATTTAACCAATCGACATTTAACTAGAATTCTGCTCAGCTTCGTTAAGACTGTGCTTGTTCCTTACAAGAATAAGGATTGGATTAAGTAAACATTACTACAGAATACCATTCCAGCGGGACCAAAACGCCGGTGGAGCCAAACAAGGGCAAAGTTTTGAACAAAGAAATTTTACACCAAAAAAACACACTGGCAATCCAGatgcaaaaatcaaattttaaatgCGGTTTTTCATTTCTTAATCTATCAAACACTACACCTAAACTAAAAGATTGAAACTTGACCACTTCCCAGAAATTCAAATTgcattaaaacataaaattcacgaaaattataccaaaaaaatactcaaaacgaaagaaaaaaattacCATATTTTCTACACTATTGATACTTAACTTTCCATAGCCACAAAAACCCATACGAAATTTATACccaaaaagaattaaaaaaaaaattcgagcAGCCCATATGGCCAAGAAAAAAAGAGCCTATATCACAACTAAatcagaagaaaaaaaaagtagtaagaTACCATATGGAAAAAAATGTTGAAAATTCCTACAAAAGAACATGAGATCATACAAATTCTAAATGGAATGTTCTTTTTCATGCTTACCAGAAGTCATTTTGAGTTGTCCTGAGATGATTATGCCTGGCGGGTAATTCTCTTACTTTACCGGGGGAAATTAAGGAGAGGAAAAGGATGCATCGGATTAGAGAGGTTAATTAAACGGTTGATTTTTTCTGGTTCTTATGACCATTTGGCCAACGCCGACGGTCGGAAGATTCTACCCACCCAAGCAGATTTTTGTGGCCCCGCTGACGGTTCCttcgttttccttttttttacaGAAATGGTCCTTCACATTTTACGAAATTATTTTCAGCCTTACATTTGGAATGATACAATAGGTCCACATACACGTAGAATATACTTGTCATGGCTCAATCAGTCCTTTAACTTGTTTACTTAAACACATTTTtgttctttatttatttttgtgccAATTTACATCTTAAACTTCATTATTTTCATAATGATTTGATCCTTTTCTAGTCATTTGCCTTGCTTTTTACAGTAATGGTCCTTTACATTTTATGAAATTGTTTTCAACCTTATGTTTGGAATGATACAGATAGGTCCATATGTATGTAGAATGTACTTGAAATGGTTTATCCAGTCCTTCAACTTGTatactttaatattttttgttcattatatttatttttgtgtcAAT
It contains:
- the LOC113749640 gene encoding F-box protein 7, with the protein product MTSDYANVAAELEAASRMRAAQFFVTQRPWLDLYGVNIRPVAPFGSASSKPVVDPALIHRALPDELIFEIFSKMAPYTLGRAACVCRKWRYTIRNPVFWRNACLRAWQVTGVAENYKILQSKYDGSWRRMWLSRPRVRTDGLYVSRNTYIRAGAAEWKITKPVHIVCYYRYLRFYPSGRFLYKNSSQKVKEVAKYMNFRATKGDCVFGGHYTLSEDKVEAAFLYPGLRPTVWRIRLRLRGTIAGANNQMDLLALVTSGVSDTEVTGPDEDILGVVERWEEDETHNPDVPAITHKRGLTPFVFIPFEEVETSVLNLPVERMDYYVPG